In one Gemmatimonadales bacterium genomic region, the following are encoded:
- a CDS encoding heme-copper oxidase subunit III: protein MTAAALPHDSASAHEEHHTSLPVNNRKLAIWTFIGSECMFFASLITTFVIYRDSHATGPGPKDVLGVPLVTSGTAVLLFSSFFVVMALNGAQQGNRKKLLTWLSLTVLCGLFFAGMQVYEFTHFVRDGMGYTTNLFATSFFTLTGFHGTHVAIGTLWLATLLKDAWKGRIPPEKSLNLEIAALYWHFVDVVWIIIFPVVYLMSLGHK from the coding sequence ATGACCGCCGCCGCACTCCCGCACGATTCCGCATCGGCCCACGAGGAGCACCACACCTCGCTTCCGGTCAACAACCGGAAGCTGGCCATCTGGACCTTCATCGGTTCGGAGTGCATGTTCTTCGCGTCGCTGATCACTACCTTCGTGATCTATCGCGACTCGCATGCGACCGGCCCGGGGCCGAAGGATGTCCTCGGTGTGCCGCTGGTGACCTCCGGTACCGCCGTGCTCCTCTTCTCGTCGTTCTTCGTGGTGATGGCGCTCAACGGCGCGCAGCAGGGGAATCGGAAAAAGCTGCTGACCTGGCTCTCGCTCACGGTACTGTGCGGCCTCTTCTTCGCCGGGATGCAGGTGTACGAATTCACCCATTTCGTCCGTGATGGAATGGGATACACCACCAATCTCTTTGCGACGAGCTTCTTCACCCTCACGGGTTTCCATGGCACGCACGTCGCGATCGGCACGCTGTGGCTCGCGACGCTGCTGAAGGACGCATGGAAGGGGCGGATTCCGCCGGAGAAGTCGCTCAATCTCGAGATCGCTGCGCTCTACTGGCACTTCGTCGACGTGGTGTGGATCATCATCTTCCCGGTCGTCTACCTGATGAGCCTGGGGCACAAATGA